In Drosophila simulans strain w501 chromosome X, Prin_Dsim_3.1, whole genome shotgun sequence, one DNA window encodes the following:
- the LOC6726503 gene encoding cytoplasmic dynein 1 intermediate chain isoform X9, translating into MDRKAELERKKAKLAALREEKDRRRREKEIKDMEEAAGRIGGGAGIDKDQRKDLDEMLSSLGVAPVSEVLSSLSSVNSMTSDNSNTQTPDASLQATVNGQSGGKKQPLNLSVYNVQATNIPPKETLVYTKQTQTTSTGGGNGDGYMEDWWRPRKGTHAKKTAAHATDYYDEYNLNPGLEWEDEFTVLAFDAQGDDEESSLQNLGNGFTSKLPPGYLTHGLPTVKDVAPAITPLEIKKETEVKKEVNELSEEQKQMIILSENFQRFVVRAGRVIERALSENVDIYTDYIGGGDSEEANDERSHARLSLNRVFYDERWSKNRCITSMDWSTHFPELVVGSYHNNEESPNEPDGVVMVWNTKFKKSTPEDVFHCQSAVMSTCFAKFNPNLILGGTYSGQIVLWDNRVQKRTPIQRTPLSAAAHTHPVYCLQMVGTQNAHNVISISSDGKLCSWSLDMLSQPQDTLELQQRQSKAIAITSMAFPANEINSLVMGSEDGYVYSASRHGLRSGVNEVYERHLGPITGISTHYNQLSPDFGHLFLTSSIDWTIKLWSLKDTKPLYSFEDNSDYVMDVAWSPVHPALFAAVDGSGRLDLWNLNQDTEVPTASIVVAGAPALNRVSWTPSGLHVCIGDEAGKLYVYDVAENLAQPSRDEWSRFNTHLSEIKMNQSDEV; encoded by the exons ATGGATCGCAAGGCTGAGCTGGAACGCAAGAAGGCCAAGTTGGCCGCCCTGCGCGAGGAGAAGGATCGCCGGCGGCGCGAGAAGGAGATCAAGGACATGGAGGAGGCGGCTGGTCGCATCGGCGGCGGAGCAGGCATCGACAAGGATCAGCGCAA GGATCTCGACGAAATGCTGTCATCGCTGGGCGTGGCCCCCGTCTCCGAGGTCCTTTCCTCACTCTCCTCCGTCAACTCGATGACATCGGACAACTCCAACACACAGACCCCCGACGCCAGCCTCCAAGCCACCGTCAATGGCCAGAG CGGCGGAAAGAAACAGCCCCTCAACCTGAGCGTCTACAATGTGCAGGCTACGAACATTCCACCAAAAGAGACGCTGGTCTACACGAAGCAGACCCAGACGACCAGTACCGGAGGCGGAAACGGCGATG GATATATGGAGGACTGGTGGCGTCCACGCAAAG GCACGCACGCAAAAAAAACTGCAGCTCATGCTACGGATTATTATG ATGAATACAATCTTAATCCGGGTTTAGAGTGGGAGGATGAATTCACAG TGCTTGCATTTGATGCCCAAGGAGACGACGAAGAGAGCTCACTGCAGAACCTGGGCAACGGATTCACCTCCAAGCTGCCCCCGGGCTATCTCACCCACGGCCTGCCCACCGTCAAGGACGTCGCCCCGGCCATCACGCCCCTGGAGATCAAGAAGGAGACCGAAGTGAAGAAGGAGG TCAACGAGCTGTccgaggagcagaagcagatGATCATACTGTCGGAGAACTTCCAGCGGTTCGTGGTGCGCGCCGGCCGCGTCATCGAACGGGCCCTCTCGGAGAATGTGGACATATACACGGACTACATCGGCGGCGGCGACAGCGAGGAGGCGAACGACGAGCGATCGCACGCGCGGCTCTCGCTGAACCGCGTCTTCTACGACGAGCGCTGGTCGAAGAACCGCTGCATCACCAGTATGGACTGGTCCACCCACTTCCCCGAGCTGGTGGTGGGCTCGTACCACAACAACGAGGAGAGTCCCAACGAGCCGGACGGCGTGGTGATGGTGTGGAACACCAAGTTCAAGAAGAGCACGCCCGAGGACGTCTTCCACTGCCAGAGCGCGGTGATGTCCACCTGCTTTGCCAAGTTCAATCCCAACCTGATCCTCGGCGGCACCTATTCGGGCCAGATTGTGCTGTGGGACAATCGCGTGCAGAAGCGCACGCCCATCCAGCGCACGCCCCTCAGTGCCGCGGCGCACACGCATCCCGTCTACTGCCTCCAGATGGTGGGCACCCAGAACGCGCACAACGTCATCTCCATATCCTCGGATGGCAAGCTGTGCTCCTGGTCGCTGGACATGCTGTCGCAACCACAGGACACGCtcgagctgcagcagcgccagTCGAAGGCCATTGCCATTACATCGATGGCCTTCCCGGCCAACGAGATCAACAGCCTGGTGATGGGCAGCGAGGACGGCTACGTCTACTCCGCCTCGCGCCACGGCCTGCGCTCCGGGGTCAACGAGGTGTACGAGCGCCATCTTGGCCCTATCACTGGCATATCCACGCACTACAACCAGCTGTCGCCGGACTTTGGCCACCTCTTCCTAACCTCGTCCATTGACTGGACCATCAAGCTCTGGTCGCTAAAG GACACAAAGCCGCTGTACTCCTTTGAGGACAACTCCGACTACGTGATGGACGTCGCCTGGTCGCCCGTGCATCCCGCACTCTTCGCCGCCGTCGACGGCAGCGGCCGCCTGGACCTGTGGAACCTCAACCAAGACACGGAGGTGCCGACCGCCTCGATCGTCGTGGCGGGAGCACCAGCCCTCAACCGCGTCTCCTGGACCCCATCCGGCCTGCACGTGTGCATCGGCGACGAGGCCGGCAAGCTGTACGTGTACGACGTGGCCGAGAATCTGGCGCAGCCATCGCGCGACGAATGGTCGCGGTTCAACACCCATCTTAGCGAGATCAAGATGAACCAGAGCGACGAGGTCTAG
- the LOC6726503 gene encoding cytoplasmic dynein 1 intermediate chain isoform X33, translating to MDRKAELERKKAKLAALREEKDRRRREKEIKDMEEAAGRIGGGAGIDKDQRKDLDEMLSSLGVAPVSEVLSSLSSVNSMTSDNSNTQTPDASLQATVNGQSGGKKQPLNLSVYNVQATNIPPKETLVYTKQTQTTSTGGGNGDVLAFDAQGDDEESSLQNLGNGFTSKLPPGYLTHGLPTVKDVAPAITPLEIKKETEVKKEVNELSEEQKQMIILSENFQRFVVRAGRVIERALSENVDIYTDYIGGGDSEEANDERSHARLSLNRVFYDERWSKNRCITSMDWSTHFPELVVGSYHNNEESPNEPDGVVMVWNTKFKKSTPEDVFHCQSAVMSTCFAKFNPNLILGGTYSGQIVLWDNRVQKRTPIQRTPLSAAAHTHPVYCLQMVGTQNAHNVISISSDGKLCSWSLDMLSQPQDTLELQQRQSKAIAITSMAFPANEINSLVMGSEDGYVYSASRHGLRSGVNEVYERHLGPITGISTHYNQLSPDFGHLFLTSSIDWTIKLWSLKDTKPLYSFEDNSDYVMDVAWSPVHPALFAAVDGSGRLDLWNLNQDTEVPTASIVVAGAPALNRVSWTPSGLHVCIGDEAGKLYVYDVAENLAQPSRDEWSRFNTHLSEIKMNQSDEV from the exons ATGGATCGCAAGGCTGAGCTGGAACGCAAGAAGGCCAAGTTGGCCGCCCTGCGCGAGGAGAAGGATCGCCGGCGGCGCGAGAAGGAGATCAAGGACATGGAGGAGGCGGCTGGTCGCATCGGCGGCGGAGCAGGCATCGACAAGGATCAGCGCAA GGATCTCGACGAAATGCTGTCATCGCTGGGCGTGGCCCCCGTCTCCGAGGTCCTTTCCTCACTCTCCTCCGTCAACTCGATGACATCGGACAACTCCAACACACAGACCCCCGACGCCAGCCTCCAAGCCACCGTCAATGGCCAGAG CGGCGGAAAGAAACAGCCCCTCAACCTGAGCGTCTACAATGTGCAGGCTACGAACATTCCACCAAAAGAGACGCTGGTCTACACGAAGCAGACCCAGACGACCAGTACCGGAGGCGGAAACGGCGATG TGCTTGCATTTGATGCCCAAGGAGACGACGAAGAGAGCTCACTGCAGAACCTGGGCAACGGATTCACCTCCAAGCTGCCCCCGGGCTATCTCACCCACGGCCTGCCCACCGTCAAGGACGTCGCCCCGGCCATCACGCCCCTGGAGATCAAGAAGGAGACCGAAGTGAAGAAGGAGG TCAACGAGCTGTccgaggagcagaagcagatGATCATACTGTCGGAGAACTTCCAGCGGTTCGTGGTGCGCGCCGGCCGCGTCATCGAACGGGCCCTCTCGGAGAATGTGGACATATACACGGACTACATCGGCGGCGGCGACAGCGAGGAGGCGAACGACGAGCGATCGCACGCGCGGCTCTCGCTGAACCGCGTCTTCTACGACGAGCGCTGGTCGAAGAACCGCTGCATCACCAGTATGGACTGGTCCACCCACTTCCCCGAGCTGGTGGTGGGCTCGTACCACAACAACGAGGAGAGTCCCAACGAGCCGGACGGCGTGGTGATGGTGTGGAACACCAAGTTCAAGAAGAGCACGCCCGAGGACGTCTTCCACTGCCAGAGCGCGGTGATGTCCACCTGCTTTGCCAAGTTCAATCCCAACCTGATCCTCGGCGGCACCTATTCGGGCCAGATTGTGCTGTGGGACAATCGCGTGCAGAAGCGCACGCCCATCCAGCGCACGCCCCTCAGTGCCGCGGCGCACACGCATCCCGTCTACTGCCTCCAGATGGTGGGCACCCAGAACGCGCACAACGTCATCTCCATATCCTCGGATGGCAAGCTGTGCTCCTGGTCGCTGGACATGCTGTCGCAACCACAGGACACGCtcgagctgcagcagcgccagTCGAAGGCCATTGCCATTACATCGATGGCCTTCCCGGCCAACGAGATCAACAGCCTGGTGATGGGCAGCGAGGACGGCTACGTCTACTCCGCCTCGCGCCACGGCCTGCGCTCCGGGGTCAACGAGGTGTACGAGCGCCATCTTGGCCCTATCACTGGCATATCCACGCACTACAACCAGCTGTCGCCGGACTTTGGCCACCTCTTCCTAACCTCGTCCATTGACTGGACCATCAAGCTCTGGTCGCTAAAG GACACAAAGCCGCTGTACTCCTTTGAGGACAACTCCGACTACGTGATGGACGTCGCCTGGTCGCCCGTGCATCCCGCACTCTTCGCCGCCGTCGACGGCAGCGGCCGCCTGGACCTGTGGAACCTCAACCAAGACACGGAGGTGCCGACCGCCTCGATCGTCGTGGCGGGAGCACCAGCCCTCAACCGCGTCTCCTGGACCCCATCCGGCCTGCACGTGTGCATCGGCGACGAGGCCGGCAAGCTGTACGTGTACGACGTGGCCGAGAATCTGGCGCAGCCATCGCGCGACGAATGGTCGCGGTTCAACACCCATCTTAGCGAGATCAAGATGAACCAGAGCGACGAGGTCTAG
- the LOC6726503 gene encoding cytoplasmic dynein 1 intermediate chain isoform X6, which produces MDRKAELERKKAKLAALREEKDRRRREKEIKDMEEAAGRIGGGAGIDKDQRKDLDEMLSSLGVAPVSEVLSSLSSVNSMTSDNSNTQTPDASLQATVNGQSGGKKQPLNLSVYNVQATNIPPKETLVYTKQTQTTSTGGGNGDGYMEDWWRPRKVFGTHAKKTAAHATDYYDEYNLNPGLEWEDEFTVLAFDAQGDDEESSLQNLGNGFTSKLPPGYLTHGLPTVKDVAPAITPLEIKKETEVKKEVNELSEEQKQMIILSENFQRFVVRAGRVIERALSENVDIYTDYIGGGDSEEANDERSHARLSLNRVFYDERWSKNRCITSMDWSTHFPELVVGSYHNNEESPNEPDGVVMVWNTKFKKSTPEDVFHCQSAVMSTCFAKFNPNLILGGTYSGQIVLWDNRVQKRTPIQRTPLSAAAHTHPVYCLQMVGTQNAHNVISISSDGKLCSWSLDMLSQPQDTLELQQRQSKAIAITSMAFPANEINSLVMGSEDGYVYSASRHGLRSGVNEVYERHLGPITGISTHYNQLSPDFGHLFLTSSIDWTIKLWSLKDTKPLYSFEDNSDYVMDVAWSPVHPALFAAVDGSGRLDLWNLNQDTEVPTASIVVAGAPALNRVSWTPSGLHVCIGDEAGKLYVYDVAENLAQPSRDEWSRFNTHLSEIKMNQSDEV; this is translated from the exons ATGGATCGCAAGGCTGAGCTGGAACGCAAGAAGGCCAAGTTGGCCGCCCTGCGCGAGGAGAAGGATCGCCGGCGGCGCGAGAAGGAGATCAAGGACATGGAGGAGGCGGCTGGTCGCATCGGCGGCGGAGCAGGCATCGACAAGGATCAGCGCAA GGATCTCGACGAAATGCTGTCATCGCTGGGCGTGGCCCCCGTCTCCGAGGTCCTTTCCTCACTCTCCTCCGTCAACTCGATGACATCGGACAACTCCAACACACAGACCCCCGACGCCAGCCTCCAAGCCACCGTCAATGGCCAGAG CGGCGGAAAGAAACAGCCCCTCAACCTGAGCGTCTACAATGTGCAGGCTACGAACATTCCACCAAAAGAGACGCTGGTCTACACGAAGCAGACCCAGACGACCAGTACCGGAGGCGGAAACGGCGATG GATATATGGAGGACTGGTGGCGTCCACGCAAAG TTTTTGGCACGCACGCAAAAAAAACTGCAGCTCATGCTACGGATTATTATG ATGAATACAATCTTAATCCGGGTTTAGAGTGGGAGGATGAATTCACAG TGCTTGCATTTGATGCCCAAGGAGACGACGAAGAGAGCTCACTGCAGAACCTGGGCAACGGATTCACCTCCAAGCTGCCCCCGGGCTATCTCACCCACGGCCTGCCCACCGTCAAGGACGTCGCCCCGGCCATCACGCCCCTGGAGATCAAGAAGGAGACCGAAGTGAAGAAGGAGG TCAACGAGCTGTccgaggagcagaagcagatGATCATACTGTCGGAGAACTTCCAGCGGTTCGTGGTGCGCGCCGGCCGCGTCATCGAACGGGCCCTCTCGGAGAATGTGGACATATACACGGACTACATCGGCGGCGGCGACAGCGAGGAGGCGAACGACGAGCGATCGCACGCGCGGCTCTCGCTGAACCGCGTCTTCTACGACGAGCGCTGGTCGAAGAACCGCTGCATCACCAGTATGGACTGGTCCACCCACTTCCCCGAGCTGGTGGTGGGCTCGTACCACAACAACGAGGAGAGTCCCAACGAGCCGGACGGCGTGGTGATGGTGTGGAACACCAAGTTCAAGAAGAGCACGCCCGAGGACGTCTTCCACTGCCAGAGCGCGGTGATGTCCACCTGCTTTGCCAAGTTCAATCCCAACCTGATCCTCGGCGGCACCTATTCGGGCCAGATTGTGCTGTGGGACAATCGCGTGCAGAAGCGCACGCCCATCCAGCGCACGCCCCTCAGTGCCGCGGCGCACACGCATCCCGTCTACTGCCTCCAGATGGTGGGCACCCAGAACGCGCACAACGTCATCTCCATATCCTCGGATGGCAAGCTGTGCTCCTGGTCGCTGGACATGCTGTCGCAACCACAGGACACGCtcgagctgcagcagcgccagTCGAAGGCCATTGCCATTACATCGATGGCCTTCCCGGCCAACGAGATCAACAGCCTGGTGATGGGCAGCGAGGACGGCTACGTCTACTCCGCCTCGCGCCACGGCCTGCGCTCCGGGGTCAACGAGGTGTACGAGCGCCATCTTGGCCCTATCACTGGCATATCCACGCACTACAACCAGCTGTCGCCGGACTTTGGCCACCTCTTCCTAACCTCGTCCATTGACTGGACCATCAAGCTCTGGTCGCTAAAG GACACAAAGCCGCTGTACTCCTTTGAGGACAACTCCGACTACGTGATGGACGTCGCCTGGTCGCCCGTGCATCCCGCACTCTTCGCCGCCGTCGACGGCAGCGGCCGCCTGGACCTGTGGAACCTCAACCAAGACACGGAGGTGCCGACCGCCTCGATCGTCGTGGCGGGAGCACCAGCCCTCAACCGCGTCTCCTGGACCCCATCCGGCCTGCACGTGTGCATCGGCGACGAGGCCGGCAAGCTGTACGTGTACGACGTGGCCGAGAATCTGGCGCAGCCATCGCGCGACGAATGGTCGCGGTTCAACACCCATCTTAGCGAGATCAAGATGAACCAGAGCGACGAGGTCTAG
- the LOC6726503 gene encoding cytoplasmic dynein 1 intermediate chain isoform X35 produces MDRKAELERKKAKLAALREEKDRRRREKEIKDMEEAAGRIGGGAGIDKDQRKDLDEMLSSLGVAPVSEVLSSLSSVNSMTSDNSNTQTPDASLQATVNGQSGGKKQPLNLSVYNVQATNIPPKETLVYTKQTQTTSTGGGNGDAHATDYYDDEESSLQNLGNGFTSKLPPGYLTHGLPTVKDVAPAITPLEIKKETEVKKEVNELSEEQKQMIILSENFQRFVVRAGRVIERALSENVDIYTDYIGGGDSEEANDERSHARLSLNRVFYDERWSKNRCITSMDWSTHFPELVVGSYHNNEESPNEPDGVVMVWNTKFKKSTPEDVFHCQSAVMSTCFAKFNPNLILGGTYSGQIVLWDNRVQKRTPIQRTPLSAAAHTHPVYCLQMVGTQNAHNVISISSDGKLCSWSLDMLSQPQDTLELQQRQSKAIAITSMAFPANEINSLVMGSEDGYVYSASRHGLRSGVNEVYERHLGPITGISTHYNQLSPDFGHLFLTSSIDWTIKLWSLKDTKPLYSFEDNSDYVMDVAWSPVHPALFAAVDGSGRLDLWNLNQDTEVPTASIVVAGAPALNRVSWTPSGLHVCIGDEAGKLYVYDVAENLAQPSRDEWSRFNTHLSEIKMNQSDEV; encoded by the exons ATGGATCGCAAGGCTGAGCTGGAACGCAAGAAGGCCAAGTTGGCCGCCCTGCGCGAGGAGAAGGATCGCCGGCGGCGCGAGAAGGAGATCAAGGACATGGAGGAGGCGGCTGGTCGCATCGGCGGCGGAGCAGGCATCGACAAGGATCAGCGCAA GGATCTCGACGAAATGCTGTCATCGCTGGGCGTGGCCCCCGTCTCCGAGGTCCTTTCCTCACTCTCCTCCGTCAACTCGATGACATCGGACAACTCCAACACACAGACCCCCGACGCCAGCCTCCAAGCCACCGTCAATGGCCAGAG CGGCGGAAAGAAACAGCCCCTCAACCTGAGCGTCTACAATGTGCAGGCTACGAACATTCCACCAAAAGAGACGCTGGTCTACACGAAGCAGACCCAGACGACCAGTACCGGAGGCGGAAACGGCGATG CTCATGCTACGGATTATTATG ACGACGAAGAGAGCTCACTGCAGAACCTGGGCAACGGATTCACCTCCAAGCTGCCCCCGGGCTATCTCACCCACGGCCTGCCCACCGTCAAGGACGTCGCCCCGGCCATCACGCCCCTGGAGATCAAGAAGGAGACCGAAGTGAAGAAGGAGG TCAACGAGCTGTccgaggagcagaagcagatGATCATACTGTCGGAGAACTTCCAGCGGTTCGTGGTGCGCGCCGGCCGCGTCATCGAACGGGCCCTCTCGGAGAATGTGGACATATACACGGACTACATCGGCGGCGGCGACAGCGAGGAGGCGAACGACGAGCGATCGCACGCGCGGCTCTCGCTGAACCGCGTCTTCTACGACGAGCGCTGGTCGAAGAACCGCTGCATCACCAGTATGGACTGGTCCACCCACTTCCCCGAGCTGGTGGTGGGCTCGTACCACAACAACGAGGAGAGTCCCAACGAGCCGGACGGCGTGGTGATGGTGTGGAACACCAAGTTCAAGAAGAGCACGCCCGAGGACGTCTTCCACTGCCAGAGCGCGGTGATGTCCACCTGCTTTGCCAAGTTCAATCCCAACCTGATCCTCGGCGGCACCTATTCGGGCCAGATTGTGCTGTGGGACAATCGCGTGCAGAAGCGCACGCCCATCCAGCGCACGCCCCTCAGTGCCGCGGCGCACACGCATCCCGTCTACTGCCTCCAGATGGTGGGCACCCAGAACGCGCACAACGTCATCTCCATATCCTCGGATGGCAAGCTGTGCTCCTGGTCGCTGGACATGCTGTCGCAACCACAGGACACGCtcgagctgcagcagcgccagTCGAAGGCCATTGCCATTACATCGATGGCCTTCCCGGCCAACGAGATCAACAGCCTGGTGATGGGCAGCGAGGACGGCTACGTCTACTCCGCCTCGCGCCACGGCCTGCGCTCCGGGGTCAACGAGGTGTACGAGCGCCATCTTGGCCCTATCACTGGCATATCCACGCACTACAACCAGCTGTCGCCGGACTTTGGCCACCTCTTCCTAACCTCGTCCATTGACTGGACCATCAAGCTCTGGTCGCTAAAG GACACAAAGCCGCTGTACTCCTTTGAGGACAACTCCGACTACGTGATGGACGTCGCCTGGTCGCCCGTGCATCCCGCACTCTTCGCCGCCGTCGACGGCAGCGGCCGCCTGGACCTGTGGAACCTCAACCAAGACACGGAGGTGCCGACCGCCTCGATCGTCGTGGCGGGAGCACCAGCCCTCAACCGCGTCTCCTGGACCCCATCCGGCCTGCACGTGTGCATCGGCGACGAGGCCGGCAAGCTGTACGTGTACGACGTGGCCGAGAATCTGGCGCAGCCATCGCGCGACGAATGGTCGCGGTTCAACACCCATCTTAGCGAGATCAAGATGAACCAGAGCGACGAGGTCTAG
- the LOC6726503 gene encoding cytoplasmic dynein 1 intermediate chain isoform X11, with translation MDRKAELERKKAKLAALREEKDRRRREKEIKDMEEAAGRIGGGAGIDKDQRKDLDEMLSSLGVAPVSEVLSSLSSVNSMTSDNSNTQTPDASLQATVNGQSGGKKQPLNLSVYNVQATNIPPKETLVYTKQTQTTSTGGGNGDVLSCHSSPLSGYMEDWWRPRKAHATDYYDEYNLNPGLEWEDEFTGDDEESSLQNLGNGFTSKLPPGYLTHGLPTVKDVAPAITPLEIKKETEVKKEVNELSEEQKQMIILSENFQRFVVRAGRVIERALSENVDIYTDYIGGGDSEEANDERSHARLSLNRVFYDERWSKNRCITSMDWSTHFPELVVGSYHNNEESPNEPDGVVMVWNTKFKKSTPEDVFHCQSAVMSTCFAKFNPNLILGGTYSGQIVLWDNRVQKRTPIQRTPLSAAAHTHPVYCLQMVGTQNAHNVISISSDGKLCSWSLDMLSQPQDTLELQQRQSKAIAITSMAFPANEINSLVMGSEDGYVYSASRHGLRSGVNEVYERHLGPITGISTHYNQLSPDFGHLFLTSSIDWTIKLWSLKDTKPLYSFEDNSDYVMDVAWSPVHPALFAAVDGSGRLDLWNLNQDTEVPTASIVVAGAPALNRVSWTPSGLHVCIGDEAGKLYVYDVAENLAQPSRDEWSRFNTHLSEIKMNQSDEV, from the exons ATGGATCGCAAGGCTGAGCTGGAACGCAAGAAGGCCAAGTTGGCCGCCCTGCGCGAGGAGAAGGATCGCCGGCGGCGCGAGAAGGAGATCAAGGACATGGAGGAGGCGGCTGGTCGCATCGGCGGCGGAGCAGGCATCGACAAGGATCAGCGCAA GGATCTCGACGAAATGCTGTCATCGCTGGGCGTGGCCCCCGTCTCCGAGGTCCTTTCCTCACTCTCCTCCGTCAACTCGATGACATCGGACAACTCCAACACACAGACCCCCGACGCCAGCCTCCAAGCCACCGTCAATGGCCAGAG CGGCGGAAAGAAACAGCCCCTCAACCTGAGCGTCTACAATGTGCAGGCTACGAACATTCCACCAAAAGAGACGCTGGTCTACACGAAGCAGACCCAGACGACCAGTACCGGAGGCGGAAACGGCGATG TTCTTTCTTGCCACTCCTCGCCTCTGTCAGGATATATGGAGGACTGGTGGCGTCCACGCAAAG CTCATGCTACGGATTATTATG ATGAATACAATCTTAATCCGGGTTTAGAGTGGGAGGATGAATTCACAG GAGACGACGAAGAGAGCTCACTGCAGAACCTGGGCAACGGATTCACCTCCAAGCTGCCCCCGGGCTATCTCACCCACGGCCTGCCCACCGTCAAGGACGTCGCCCCGGCCATCACGCCCCTGGAGATCAAGAAGGAGACCGAAGTGAAGAAGGAGG TCAACGAGCTGTccgaggagcagaagcagatGATCATACTGTCGGAGAACTTCCAGCGGTTCGTGGTGCGCGCCGGCCGCGTCATCGAACGGGCCCTCTCGGAGAATGTGGACATATACACGGACTACATCGGCGGCGGCGACAGCGAGGAGGCGAACGACGAGCGATCGCACGCGCGGCTCTCGCTGAACCGCGTCTTCTACGACGAGCGCTGGTCGAAGAACCGCTGCATCACCAGTATGGACTGGTCCACCCACTTCCCCGAGCTGGTGGTGGGCTCGTACCACAACAACGAGGAGAGTCCCAACGAGCCGGACGGCGTGGTGATGGTGTGGAACACCAAGTTCAAGAAGAGCACGCCCGAGGACGTCTTCCACTGCCAGAGCGCGGTGATGTCCACCTGCTTTGCCAAGTTCAATCCCAACCTGATCCTCGGCGGCACCTATTCGGGCCAGATTGTGCTGTGGGACAATCGCGTGCAGAAGCGCACGCCCATCCAGCGCACGCCCCTCAGTGCCGCGGCGCACACGCATCCCGTCTACTGCCTCCAGATGGTGGGCACCCAGAACGCGCACAACGTCATCTCCATATCCTCGGATGGCAAGCTGTGCTCCTGGTCGCTGGACATGCTGTCGCAACCACAGGACACGCtcgagctgcagcagcgccagTCGAAGGCCATTGCCATTACATCGATGGCCTTCCCGGCCAACGAGATCAACAGCCTGGTGATGGGCAGCGAGGACGGCTACGTCTACTCCGCCTCGCGCCACGGCCTGCGCTCCGGGGTCAACGAGGTGTACGAGCGCCATCTTGGCCCTATCACTGGCATATCCACGCACTACAACCAGCTGTCGCCGGACTTTGGCCACCTCTTCCTAACCTCGTCCATTGACTGGACCATCAAGCTCTGGTCGCTAAAG GACACAAAGCCGCTGTACTCCTTTGAGGACAACTCCGACTACGTGATGGACGTCGCCTGGTCGCCCGTGCATCCCGCACTCTTCGCCGCCGTCGACGGCAGCGGCCGCCTGGACCTGTGGAACCTCAACCAAGACACGGAGGTGCCGACCGCCTCGATCGTCGTGGCGGGAGCACCAGCCCTCAACCGCGTCTCCTGGACCCCATCCGGCCTGCACGTGTGCATCGGCGACGAGGCCGGCAAGCTGTACGTGTACGACGTGGCCGAGAATCTGGCGCAGCCATCGCGCGACGAATGGTCGCGGTTCAACACCCATCTTAGCGAGATCAAGATGAACCAGAGCGACGAGGTCTAG